The following are from one region of the Nilaparvata lugens isolate BPH unplaced genomic scaffold, ASM1435652v1 scaffold2477, whole genome shotgun sequence genome:
- the LOC120355526 gene encoding uncharacterized protein LOC120355526 isoform X1: protein MSLYLALSISEEEEEEEGTFSPAELAESLSSLKPHQVMVIGSVVLNQIVVGLAVSYLSVLMCGIGVLMAWRGFSPLRQLPTFHWVCAELALHITLTEFCTAACFISTFTSSTTSGRLQSQLPPSTVIPSSTHSAICCRPSSG, encoded by the exons ATGTCTCTCTACCTAGCTCTGTCTATctccgaggaggaggaggaggaggagggtacTTTCTCCCCGGCAGAGCTGGCTGAGTCCCTGTCGTCTTTAAAACCGCATCAA GTGATGGTGATTGGTTCCGTGGTGTTGAACCAGATAGTGGTGGGACTTGCGGTGTCCTACCTGAGCGTCCTGATGTGTGGCATCGGTGTCCTGATGGCGTGGCGTGGCTTCTCTCCCCTCCGCCAACTGCCCACCTTCCACTGGGTGTGCGCCGAGTTGGCGCTCCACATAACTCTCACAG AGTTTTGCACAGCCGCTTGTTTTATAAGCACATTCACAAGCAGCACCACGAGTGGACGGCTCCAATCTCAGTTACCGCCATCTACTGTCATCCCATCGAGCACACATTCAGCAATCTGTTGCCGCCCTTCCTCGGGGTAA